The Euphorbia lathyris chromosome 2, ddEupLath1.1, whole genome shotgun sequence genome includes a window with the following:
- the LOC136220980 gene encoding trichome differentiation protein GL1-like produces MSWGVMAGQLGWSGLIDEGWRKGPWTAEEDRLLIEYVKSHGEGRWNSVARLAGLKRNGKSCRLRWVNYLRPDLKRGQITPHEENIILELHARWGNRWSTIARSLPGRTDNEIKNYWRTHFKKKVKTVPENCDKARTRMLKRQQFQQQQQQKQEQLLLQHQQQQLLQLNQLDMKKIMSLLDENNYENKVAYVPQIRQQPENIPINFYPNTSSSTADNQHEYGLLNTVFNGNNNGNEGCNEENVMWEGLWNLDDVNGYFGACASTKPTMHNNLLAPFC; encoded by the exons ATGTCTTGGGGTGTGATGGCAGGGCAATTGGGTTGGAGTGGACTCATTGATGAGGGTTGGAGAAAAGGTCCATGGACTGCTGAAGAAGATAGATTGCTTATTGAATATGTTAAATCACATGGTGAAGGAAGATGGAACTCTGTTGCTAGGCTTGCTG GATTGAAAAGGAATGGAAAGAGCTGCAGACTTAGATGGGTGAATTATTTAAGGCCGGATTTGAAAAGGGGCCAAATTACTCCACATGAAGAAAACATTATTCTTGAGCTGCATGCTAGATGGGGGAACAG GTGGTCCACAATAGCAAGGAGCCTACCTGGAAGAACAGATAACGAGATCAAGAACTACTGGCGAACCCATTTCAAGAAAAAGGTGAAAACAGTACCCGAAAACTGCGACAAGGCGAGAACTCGTATGCTGAAAAGGCAGCAATTtcagcaacaacaacaacaaaagcaAGAGCAGCTACTGCTGCAacaccagcagcagcagctgcTCCAGCTAAACCAATTAGACATGAAAAAAATAATGTCTTTACTGGATGAAAATAATTACGAAAACAAAGTGGCATATGTTCCTCAAATAAGGCAGCAACCAGAAAATATCCCCATCAATTTCTATCCGAATACGTCGTCGTCTACAGCTGATAATCAACACGAGTATGGGTTGCTGAATACTGTGTTTAATGGTAATAATAATGGTAATGAGGGTTGCAATGAAGAGAATGTGATGTGGGAAGGGCTATGGAATTTAGATGATGTTAATGGTTATTTTGGTGCATGTGCATCAACCAAACCTACCATGCATAATAATCTACTTGCTCCATTTTGTTAA